Proteins encoded within one genomic window of Candidatus Binatia bacterium:
- a CDS encoding HflK protein: MPDRDSDWPPRSPDPLAEIRDLVDQVRRRFGSEGDGRGRWRVSPWVVLPILVLLYLASGIYTVAPDERGVVLRFGRAVRETGPGPHYHLPWPIEEVLKPSVTRIRKEEVGFRTVAVGPPARYREVEPEALMLTGDENIVKLEFIVQYKVEDRPDGVRNFLFNVRDPQGTVRDAAESAMREVVGRTPIDDVLTEGKEAVQVQTQELLQQILDRYEAGIRIVTVKLQDVDPPDQVSDAFKDVISAQQDKERMINEARGYANDILPKARGQAAQLVNEAEGYREAKIREARGEAARFVALQEEYAKAREVTRIRLYLETMQEVLPKVKKVVIDEVAGERVVPYLPLESLLRRGGEGP; encoded by the coding sequence ATGCCCGATCGTGATTCGGACTGGCCGCCGCGGAGTCCCGATCCGCTGGCCGAAATCCGCGACCTGGTGGACCAGGTCCGACGGCGGTTCGGTAGCGAAGGGGATGGGCGGGGTCGGTGGCGGGTGAGCCCCTGGGTGGTTCTCCCGATCCTGGTGTTGCTGTACCTCGCGAGTGGCATCTATACCGTCGCGCCGGACGAGCGGGGGGTGGTACTCCGGTTCGGCCGCGCGGTTCGCGAGACCGGTCCGGGACCGCACTACCACCTTCCCTGGCCGATCGAAGAAGTCCTCAAGCCTTCCGTGACGCGGATCCGCAAAGAGGAGGTGGGTTTCCGGACCGTCGCCGTCGGTCCTCCGGCCCGCTACCGGGAAGTGGAACCCGAAGCTCTCATGCTGACGGGGGACGAGAACATCGTGAAGCTCGAGTTCATCGTGCAGTACAAGGTCGAGGACAGGCCCGACGGCGTCCGGAACTTTCTCTTCAACGTGCGCGACCCCCAGGGGACCGTCCGTGACGCGGCCGAGTCGGCCATGCGAGAAGTCGTCGGGCGGACTCCGATCGACGACGTTCTCACCGAGGGCAAGGAGGCAGTGCAGGTGCAGACCCAGGAGCTTCTCCAGCAAATTCTCGACCGCTACGAGGCCGGGATCCGGATCGTGACCGTGAAGCTCCAGGACGTGGACCCGCCCGATCAGGTCTCGGACGCCTTCAAGGACGTCATCAGCGCGCAGCAGGACAAAGAGCGCATGATCAACGAAGCGCGGGGCTACGCGAACGACATCCTGCCCAAGGCCAGGGGACAGGCGGCGCAACTCGTCAACGAGGCCGAGGGCTACCGGGAGGCCAAGATTCGGGAGGCGCGGGGCGAGGCGGCCCGCTTCGTGGCTCTCCAGGAGGAATACGCGAAGGCCCGGGAAGTCACGCGGATCCGACTCTACCTCGAGACCATGCAAGAGGTGCTCCCGAAGGTGAAAAAGGTCGTCATCGACGAAGTGGCCGGCGAGCGCGTGGTGCCGTACCTGCCGCTCGAGAGTCTGCTGCGCCGGGGAGGGGAGGGCCCTTGA
- a CDS encoding protein HflC yields MDRRWLYFLAFLVGLFLVWNVAFFTVPQWMQAVVLQLGEPVRTVREPGLYVKIPFIQSVLYFDKRLLDYDAAPKEVLTKDKQQLVVDNYSRWRIADPLQFYRTVRSEAGAQSRLDDIVYSNVRETLGRHTLREIVSERRSELMEGVTKRSGEKAREYGIEIVDVRIKRADLPEKNEENVFRRMRTERERQAKKFRAEGEEEARKIRSQAEKERQIILAEARRQAEIIRGEGDAEATRIYAEAYDRDVEFYTLVRTLEAYRDTIGEDTTVILSPKSEFFRFLENLDTGR; encoded by the coding sequence ATGGACCGGCGGTGGCTCTACTTCCTGGCTTTTCTGGTCGGCCTTTTTCTCGTCTGGAACGTCGCGTTTTTCACCGTTCCGCAGTGGATGCAGGCCGTGGTGCTCCAGCTCGGCGAGCCCGTACGCACCGTGCGCGAGCCCGGCCTTTACGTGAAGATTCCCTTCATCCAGAGCGTCCTCTATTTCGACAAGCGACTTCTCGACTACGACGCGGCCCCCAAGGAAGTCCTGACGAAGGACAAACAGCAGCTCGTCGTCGACAACTACTCCCGCTGGCGGATCGCCGACCCGCTCCAGTTCTACCGCACCGTGCGCAGCGAGGCGGGAGCGCAGTCGAGGCTCGACGATATCGTCTACTCGAACGTGCGGGAGACGCTCGGGAGGCACACGTTACGGGAGATCGTGAGCGAGAGGCGCTCGGAGCTCATGGAAGGGGTGACCAAGCGGAGCGGCGAGAAGGCGCGCGAGTACGGGATCGAAATCGTCGACGTGCGGATCAAAAGGGCGGACTTGCCCGAGAAGAACGAGGAGAACGTCTTCCGCCGGATGAGGACGGAGCGAGAGAGGCAGGCGAAGAAGTTCCGGGCCGAGGGAGAAGAGGAGGCACGGAAGATCCGATCCCAGGCCGAAAAGGAGCGGCAGATCATCCTGGCGGAAGCCCGCCGGCAGGCCGAGATCATTCGGGGTGAAGGCGACGCCGAGGCGACCCGGATTTACGCCGAAGCCTACGATCGCGACGTGGAGTTCTACACGCTCGTCCGAACTCTCGAGGCGTACCGGGACACGATCGGAGAGGACACGACCGTCATCCTCTCCCCGAAGAGCGAGTTTTTCCGCTTTCTCGAGAACCTCGATACCGGTCGATGA
- a CDS encoding ABC transporter ATP-binding protein: MSETVIEARRLTRRFGSVTAVRGLDLEVRRGEIFGCLGPNGSGKSTLMRVLLGFLAPSEGEARVLGVEIPRGAEELRSRVGYMTQRFSLYEDLTVEENLDFAAAVFGLGGRRRRARVEEALADGELDPYRDRRAGELSGGWKQRLALAAATIHDPELLVLDEPTAGVDPQSRRRFWELLFDHASRGTTVFVSTHYMDEAVRCHRLCILREGERVALGSPRRLLRRLEGRIVEIRAVRTDAVVRALSGVEQVASTTQLGDTAHVLLPPSRRADEGTLAELSEILAGKGVPVESVSPAEPALEDVFVAILLGERFEEGKA, encoded by the coding sequence GTGAGCGAAACCGTGATCGAAGCGCGGCGGCTCACGCGCCGTTTCGGATCCGTCACGGCCGTCCGGGGACTCGACCTGGAGGTGCGGCGGGGCGAGATCTTCGGGTGCCTGGGGCCCAACGGTTCGGGGAAGTCGACGCTGATGCGTGTCCTGCTCGGATTTCTCGCCCCTTCCGAGGGCGAAGCACGCGTGCTCGGGGTGGAGATCCCGCGCGGTGCCGAGGAGTTGCGTTCCCGGGTCGGCTACATGACGCAGAGGTTCTCCCTCTACGAAGACCTGACGGTCGAGGAAAATCTGGATTTCGCGGCGGCCGTGTTCGGACTCGGGGGAAGGCGAAGGAGGGCGAGGGTCGAGGAAGCGCTCGCGGACGGCGAGCTCGATCCGTACCGCGACCGCCGGGCCGGCGAGCTTTCCGGGGGGTGGAAGCAACGCCTTGCGCTCGCGGCTGCGACCATCCACGACCCCGAGCTCCTCGTCCTCGACGAACCGACGGCGGGGGTCGACCCCCAGAGCCGTCGCCGGTTCTGGGAACTTCTTTTCGACCATGCCAGCCGCGGGACCACGGTCTTCGTCTCGACGCACTACATGGACGAAGCCGTTCGCTGCCACCGACTCTGCATCCTGCGCGAAGGCGAGCGCGTTGCCCTCGGAAGCCCCCGACGGTTGCTCCGGCGGCTCGAGGGTCGCATCGTGGAGATCCGGGCCGTGCGTACCGACGCGGTCGTGCGTGCCCTCTCGGGCGTGGAGCAGGTGGCGAGCACGACTCAGTTGGGCGACACGGCGCACGTGCTGCTCCCCCCGTCGCGTCGCGCCGACGAGGGCACGCTCGCGGAGCTTTCGGAGATCCTGGCCGGAAAAGGGGTACCCGTGGAGTCGGTCTCGCCGGCCGAGCCCGCGCTGGAGGACGTCTTCGTCGCGATTCTGCTCGGCGAGCGATTCGAGGAGGGAAAGGCGTGA
- the ldhA gene encoding lactate dehydrogenase: MKVAFFGSKPYEREFFDAENRRFGHQIVYLEPRLDESTAVLAASFPAVCIFVHDRADERTLGKLAAGGTRLLALRCAGYNNVDLRAAERAGITVVRVPAYSPHAVAEHTIALLLALDRKIHRAYLRVREGNFALDGLMGFDLHGRTAGVVGTGRIGGIVARLLRAFGCRVLAYDPIRDPQCENAGVEYTDLPELLARSEIVTLHCPLTPETYHLVDRSAVEAMRPGVFLVNTGRGALVDTRAIIEGLKSGKIAGVALDVYEEEEGIFYEDLSDRIRQDDVLARLLTFPNVIVTAHQAFFTREAMEAIARTTLENIATFARGEKSGNEVTVEVLRA; encoded by the coding sequence ATGAAGGTCGCGTTTTTCGGGAGCAAGCCCTACGAAAGGGAGTTTTTCGACGCGGAAAACCGGAGGTTCGGGCACCAGATCGTCTACCTGGAGCCCCGGCTCGACGAGAGTACGGCTGTGCTCGCCGCATCGTTTCCCGCCGTCTGTATCTTCGTGCACGACCGGGCGGACGAGCGCACGCTCGGCAAGCTCGCGGCGGGGGGGACTCGACTTCTCGCGCTGCGCTGCGCGGGATACAACAACGTCGACCTGAGGGCTGCCGAAAGGGCCGGCATCACGGTCGTTCGGGTGCCTGCCTACTCGCCGCACGCCGTCGCGGAACACACGATCGCGCTCTTGCTGGCTCTCGATCGCAAAATCCATCGGGCGTACCTCCGAGTCCGCGAGGGCAACTTCGCCCTCGACGGGCTCATGGGGTTCGACCTCCACGGGCGCACGGCGGGTGTGGTGGGTACGGGACGCATCGGTGGCATCGTGGCTCGGCTGCTTCGCGCCTTCGGTTGCCGCGTTCTCGCCTACGACCCGATACGGGACCCGCAGTGCGAAAACGCAGGCGTCGAGTACACGGACTTGCCGGAGCTTCTCGCGCGCTCGGAAATCGTCACGCTCCACTGCCCGCTCACGCCCGAGACCTACCATCTCGTCGACCGGAGCGCCGTCGAAGCGATGCGGCCCGGGGTGTTTCTGGTCAACACGGGGCGGGGAGCCCTGGTCGACACGAGAGCGATCATCGAAGGGTTGAAATCGGGAAAAATCGCCGGCGTCGCACTCGACGTCTACGAAGAAGAGGAAGGCATTTTCTACGAAGACCTTTCCGACCGGATCCGCCAGGACGACGTCCTGGCACGCCTTCTCACCTTCCCGAACGTGATCGTCACGGCGCACCAGGCCTTTTTTACGCGGGAGGCCATGGAAGCCATCGCACGGACCACACTGGAGAACATCGCGACGTTCGCGCGCGGCGAAAAGAGCGGGAACGAAGTGACGGTCGAGGTTCTCCGCGCCTGA
- a CDS encoding transport permease protein, with protein sequence MRKLWLSLRRIGAVSRKELRQLVRDRLTLAMIVGIPAIQLVLFGYAIELDVRNVGTVVVDRSRSALSRKLLGELVATQTFRVLGEVASEQEGLELLERSRAGALLVLPADLDAKLLRGRGAEIGVVADATNPTVAAAVTSSAQGFEWSWQARYHRVPGSAATRADREDRPVFGPEPELVRARSFRVAVLPFYNPERRTEVFIVPGLVGVILTMTMMLMTALAVVRERERGTFEFLIATPVGRTEVMVGKILPYIVVGYVQIALVLGIGGFGFGVPLRGSLWDFALGSLPFIATMLVLGLLVSSLARTQFQAMQMSFFFFLPSILLSGFMFPFEAMPEPAQWIGEVLPLTHFLRVVRGVLLKGAPLRVLWPEILAMLAFGLLALLVAVRSFRKELE encoded by the coding sequence GTGAGGAAGCTCTGGCTTTCGCTCCGCCGGATCGGCGCCGTGTCGAGAAAGGAGCTCCGGCAGCTCGTCCGCGACCGGCTCACGCTCGCGATGATCGTGGGCATTCCGGCCATCCAGCTCGTGCTCTTCGGGTACGCGATCGAGCTCGACGTGCGGAACGTCGGTACGGTCGTGGTCGACCGCTCCCGCTCGGCGCTGTCTCGGAAGCTTCTCGGAGAGCTCGTCGCGACGCAGACCTTCCGGGTCCTGGGCGAGGTAGCGTCCGAACAGGAAGGACTCGAGCTTCTCGAGCGCAGCCGCGCGGGAGCCCTGCTCGTTCTCCCCGCGGACCTCGACGCGAAGCTCCTGCGCGGGCGCGGTGCCGAGATCGGGGTCGTCGCGGATGCCACCAACCCCACGGTGGCCGCCGCCGTCACGTCGAGCGCGCAGGGATTCGAGTGGAGCTGGCAGGCGAGGTACCACCGGGTTCCGGGCTCGGCTGCGACGCGGGCGGACCGCGAAGACCGCCCGGTTTTCGGCCCGGAGCCCGAGCTCGTACGAGCCCGAAGCTTCCGGGTGGCCGTTCTCCCCTTCTACAACCCGGAGCGCAGGACGGAGGTGTTCATCGTGCCGGGGCTGGTCGGCGTAATCCTCACGATGACCATGATGCTCATGACCGCGCTTGCCGTCGTGCGGGAGCGGGAGAGGGGGACGTTCGAGTTTCTCATCGCGACGCCCGTGGGTCGGACGGAAGTGATGGTGGGGAAGATCCTGCCCTACATCGTCGTCGGCTACGTGCAGATCGCCCTCGTCCTCGGCATCGGCGGGTTCGGATTCGGCGTGCCGCTCCGGGGGTCGCTGTGGGATTTCGCCTTGGGTTCGCTGCCGTTCATCGCCACGATGCTCGTCCTGGGGCTCCTCGTCTCGTCTCTCGCCCGCACGCAGTTCCAGGCCATGCAGATGTCGTTTTTCTTCTTTCTCCCGTCGATTCTGCTCTCGGGGTTCATGTTCCCCTTCGAGGCCATGCCCGAACCGGCACAGTGGATCGGAGAAGTGCTTCCGCTCACGCACTTCCTGCGTGTGGTCCGGGGAGTTCTCCTCAAAGGAGCTCCGCTCCGGGTTCTCTGGCCGGAAATCCTGGCCATGCTTGCCTTCGGTCTCCTGGCGCTGTTAGTTGCGGTGCGGAGCTTTCGAAAAGAGCTCGAGTAG
- the yacG gene encoding DNA gyrase inhibitor YacG yields the protein MARACPICSKPVAWEGNPFRPFCSERCRLVDLGAWLGERYRIPGEPVDTPERDDEQDEAD from the coding sequence ATGGCGCGCGCTTGCCCGATCTGTTCGAAGCCGGTCGCGTGGGAGGGGAACCCCTTCCGACCTTTCTGCTCCGAACGCTGCCGGCTCGTCGACCTCGGCGCGTGGCTCGGCGAACGGTACCGCATTCCGGGCGAGCCCGTCGACACACCCGAGCGTGACGACGAGCAGGACGAAGCCGACTGA
- a CDS encoding hypothetical protein (possible pseudo, frameshifted), producing the protein MELIFNVIWGRVPGRSWWGKLRAYAAVSAIGPTVLVLALAVTALFRRDSTLRALVESAPFGDSLLLLLGLSPYALLWFMFSVMYTVLPNVRVSLRSAFGGALVAGTLWQLAQWAYVSFMIGLVRYAAIYGALWQLPILLAWIYIAWLIVLFGAEVSAEHQRRWEAAALARLGAEEDAPSADRAAAP; encoded by the coding sequence GTGGAGCTCATTTTCAACGTGATCTGGGGCCGGGTGCCGGGACGGTCGTGGTGGGGGAAGCTCCGTGCTTACGCGGCCGTGTCGGCGATCGGGCCCACGGTGCTGGTCTTGGCACTGGCCGTGACGGCACTCTTCCGGAGAGACTCCACACTCCGTGCTCTCGTGGAGAGTGCGCCCTTCGGCGATTCCCTCCTGCTCCTTCTCGGTCTGTCCCCCTATGCGCTTCTCTGGTTCATGTTCAGCGTGATGTACACCGTGCTTCCGAACGTGCGCGTTTCTCTCCGCTCCGCCTTCGGGGGAGCTCTCGTCGCGGGTACGCTCTGGCAGCTCGCGCAGTGGGCGTACGTGAGTTTCATGATCGGGCTCGTTCGCTACGCGGCCATCTACGGGGCGCTCTGGCAGCTTCCCATCCTGCTCGCGTGGATTTACATCGCCTGGCTCATCGTGCTTTTCGGGGCGGAGGTGTCGGCCGAGCACCAGAGACGATGGGAGGCGGCGGCCCTGGCCCGGCTCGGGGCGGAGGAGGACGCTCCGTCAGCCGACCGCGCCGCTGCGCCGTAG
- a CDS encoding CoA transferase produces MTTSRTKPTETPLEGVRVVEWSDGIGDYCGRLLAAFGAQVTKVEFQERDRERSPRDRAFYDAGKRRVVVAGDGREEILALCRDADVFLRAGEIRHLEKGPDVKRLGSVHPGLLVVTLTPFGLRGRRSAWHASELTVSAAGGMLTLNGAPGEPPPRPPGPQAWHVASLYAALGTVAALQARESGTCFPEVSVSAFEAVVASVEPLSATFPRPSALPRRRGTLHWNGAFRLSRAKDGWVVLSLLGDWTALVEWLRSEGAGGELAKPEWEDLGYRLSHAEEAFSVLGAWARGKPADEIEDGARLRRLPMARVRSMAELPENPHLRARGFSVGGSGRACPVSWVRPRPLAGVAGRSPSESACARRKEAAPARKGETSLPLAGLRVVDFTWLVAGPLATRILADLGADVVKVERRDVALSREKDPTPLDCGKRSLVLDMEHPRGREIALELLRTADVVVDNFAPRVFENWGFLPERLLERFPRLVVARLSAFGANGPWRDHVAYGPTLQALAGFTDAMRSPGGEPRGWGYAFSDMVAGVAAAFAIVCALRLRNRTGRGSFLDLSQFEILADLLGPELSPAARSSEVRGFLVPAGPDAWLAVDPRTEAERRILADVAGVETGGEFSAASSTEKIRERLARRAAEEPPESLLEALRERGVPAARVASLLDLLEDPDLLEAGFWQPVAGTRGRTLRASRLPLRFPGFRECGLRRPPRAGEHTGELLGELLGLSRSEIESLRRSGAVG; encoded by the coding sequence GTGACGACGAGCAGGACGAAGCCGACTGAAACGCCGCTCGAGGGCGTCCGGGTCGTCGAGTGGTCCGACGGCATCGGCGACTATTGCGGGCGGTTGCTCGCAGCCTTCGGAGCGCAGGTCACGAAGGTCGAATTCCAGGAACGGGACCGCGAGAGGTCGCCCCGCGACCGAGCGTTCTACGACGCGGGAAAGCGCAGGGTCGTCGTCGCAGGAGACGGGCGCGAGGAGATTCTCGCGCTTTGTCGCGATGCCGACGTTTTCCTGCGCGCAGGCGAAATACGCCACCTGGAGAAGGGCCCCGACGTGAAGCGGCTCGGAAGTGTCCACCCTGGACTGCTCGTCGTGACCTTGACCCCCTTCGGACTGCGCGGGCGCCGATCGGCATGGCACGCCTCGGAGCTCACGGTCTCGGCCGCGGGCGGCATGCTTACCCTGAACGGCGCGCCGGGCGAGCCGCCCCCGCGGCCGCCCGGGCCTCAGGCATGGCACGTGGCGTCGCTGTACGCGGCACTCGGCACGGTGGCGGCCTTGCAGGCGCGAGAATCGGGGACGTGCTTCCCCGAGGTGTCGGTCAGTGCCTTCGAAGCGGTGGTCGCGAGCGTCGAGCCCCTCTCCGCGACGTTCCCCCGGCCTTCGGCACTTCCGAGACGCCGGGGAACTCTTCACTGGAACGGCGCCTTTCGGCTGTCTCGCGCCAAGGACGGTTGGGTCGTCCTTTCCCTGCTCGGAGACTGGACGGCACTCGTCGAGTGGCTCCGGTCGGAGGGAGCCGGAGGCGAGCTCGCGAAACCCGAGTGGGAGGACTTGGGCTATCGCCTCTCGCACGCCGAAGAAGCTTTTTCCGTCCTCGGTGCCTGGGCCCGGGGGAAGCCTGCGGACGAAATCGAAGACGGCGCCCGGCTGCGACGGCTTCCGATGGCCAGGGTCCGGTCGATGGCGGAGCTACCGGAAAATCCGCACCTTCGGGCGCGCGGTTTTTCGGTCGGCGGCTCGGGACGAGCCTGCCCCGTGTCCTGGGTCCGTCCGAGGCCGCTCGCGGGAGTTGCCGGCCGGAGTCCGAGCGAGAGCGCCTGTGCGCGGAGGAAAGAAGCGGCTCCGGCAAGGAAGGGCGAAACTTCGCTCCCGCTCGCCGGCCTTCGGGTCGTCGACTTCACGTGGCTCGTGGCCGGCCCCCTCGCCACCCGGATCCTCGCGGACCTCGGAGCCGATGTCGTGAAGGTGGAACGGCGCGACGTGGCGCTCTCGAGAGAAAAAGACCCCACGCCTCTCGACTGCGGGAAGCGGAGCCTCGTCCTCGACATGGAACATCCCCGGGGACGGGAAATCGCGCTCGAACTTCTCCGAACCGCCGACGTCGTCGTCGACAACTTCGCTCCGCGGGTTTTCGAGAACTGGGGCTTCCTGCCCGAGCGGCTTCTCGAGCGCTTTCCCCGCCTGGTCGTGGCCCGCCTTTCCGCCTTCGGGGCGAACGGCCCCTGGCGCGACCACGTCGCGTACGGTCCCACGCTGCAGGCCCTGGCGGGCTTCACCGATGCGATGCGTTCGCCCGGCGGCGAGCCCCGGGGGTGGGGATACGCCTTCTCGGACATGGTGGCCGGCGTGGCAGCTGCTTTCGCCATCGTGTGTGCGCTCCGGCTCCGGAACCGCACCGGGCGCGGGAGCTTCCTCGACCTCTCGCAGTTCGAAATCCTGGCCGACCTCCTCGGCCCCGAACTCTCGCCGGCCGCCCGCAGCTCGGAGGTCCGGGGCTTTCTCGTCCCTGCCGGCCCGGACGCCTGGCTCGCCGTCGATCCCCGCACCGAGGCGGAACGCCGCATCCTCGCGGACGTCGCGGGCGTCGAGACAGGGGGCGAGTTTTCCGCTGCGAGCTCCACCGAAAAAATCCGCGAGCGACTCGCTCGGCGCGCCGCCGAGGAACCACCGGAAAGCCTCCTCGAGGCGCTTCGGGAGCGCGGCGTTCCTGCGGCTCGTGTGGCCTCCCTTCTCGACCTCCTCGAGGACCCCGATCTCCTCGAGGCCGGTTTCTGGCAGCCCGTCGCCGGAACCCGGGGCCGGACCCTCCGCGCGTCCCGCCTGCCCCTCCGCTTTCCGGGTTTCCGCGAGTGCGGGCTCCGCCGGCCTCCCCGGGCCGGAGAGCACACCGGGGAGCTTCTCGGGGAACTGCTCGGGCTCTCCCGAAGCGAGATCGAGTCGCTACGGCGCAGCGGCGCGGTCGGCTGA
- a CDS encoding UPF0721 transmembrane protein: protein MDPLQALVLAVLGLFAGVVNTLAGGGSLLTVPVLVLLGLPGNLANGTNRVGILLQSVAAGWRFHRAGVSGLREAWGVVLPVVLGSVLGATLISAVSDRTFERLFAIVMLVLLVPTLRPAPGLRAPRKLPRAVHGVLFFVVGLYGGAFQAGVGLLLVFALSSLGYDLVRANSIKVLVIAVLTAVAVPVFVWRGQVAWLPALVLGSGFTAGGFLGAKLAVERGERIVRPVLAGSVLALAAKMLGLF, encoded by the coding sequence ATGGATCCCCTGCAGGCGCTCGTGCTCGCGGTTCTGGGACTTTTTGCCGGAGTGGTGAACACGCTCGCCGGCGGGGGCTCGCTCCTGACCGTGCCGGTCCTCGTTCTCCTGGGCTTGCCCGGCAACCTCGCCAACGGGACGAATCGCGTGGGTATCCTTCTGCAGAGCGTCGCGGCCGGGTGGCGTTTTCACCGGGCGGGTGTGAGCGGACTCCGCGAGGCGTGGGGAGTCGTACTGCCCGTCGTCCTGGGGTCGGTTCTCGGGGCAACGCTGATCTCGGCCGTCTCCGATCGTACCTTCGAGAGGCTTTTTGCGATCGTGATGCTCGTGCTGCTGGTCCCCACCCTGCGGCCCGCTCCGGGCCTTCGGGCGCCGCGAAAGCTCCCGCGAGCCGTGCACGGAGTCCTTTTCTTTGTCGTGGGCCTTTACGGCGGCGCCTTCCAGGCCGGTGTGGGGCTCCTTCTCGTTTTCGCGCTTTCTTCCCTCGGCTACGACCTCGTGCGGGCGAACAGCATCAAGGTTCTGGTCATCGCCGTGCTTACCGCCGTGGCCGTTCCGGTCTTCGTCTGGCGGGGACAGGTAGCCTGGCTTCCCGCCCTCGTCCTCGGATCGGGCTTTACCGCGGGTGGTTTTCTCGGGGCGAAGCTCGCGGTCGAGCGCGGCGAGCGCATCGTCCGTCCCGTTCTGGCGGGGTCCGTCCTCGCGCTCGCGGCGAAGATGCTGGGGCTTTTCTGA
- a CDS encoding alpha-methylacyl-CoA racemase, giving the protein MAGPLEGIRVLELGFWVAGPAVGGILGDWGAEVVKVEPPRGDPFRGLYVKSAGLDVPINPPFELDNRGKRSVALDLGTPEGREIAGKLLERSDVFVTNLQREALERFGLDYETLAPRFPRLVYAQVTGYGERGPDRDRPAYDIGAFWSRAGVVAALTPEGSEPPYQRGGFGDHITAISAAAGVVTALFARERTGRGQKVSTSLLRAGIYVMGFDTNTALRLGTVPGPMRRTDLPNPLVTAYRAGDGRWFWLLGLEGDRHWPDLVRAVERPEWLEDPRFSTMTARREHARELIALLDDVFAKKTLAEWGEAFDRAGMWWAPVRSTAEVVRDPQAWASGAFVEVPLGDGSRAPMVSGPVDFSETPWQPRGPVPELGQHTEEVLLELGFDWEKIAELKDRGVIP; this is encoded by the coding sequence ATGGCAGGGCCGCTGGAAGGCATTCGCGTCCTCGAGCTCGGATTCTGGGTGGCAGGCCCCGCGGTGGGTGGCATCCTGGGCGACTGGGGTGCGGAGGTCGTCAAGGTCGAGCCTCCCCGCGGTGACCCCTTTCGGGGGCTCTACGTCAAGTCGGCCGGACTCGACGTCCCGATCAATCCGCCTTTCGAGCTCGACAATCGGGGGAAGCGCTCCGTGGCGCTCGACCTCGGCACGCCCGAGGGCCGGGAGATCGCGGGAAAACTGCTCGAGCGTTCGGACGTGTTCGTGACGAACCTCCAGCGGGAAGCCCTGGAACGCTTCGGCCTCGACTACGAGACGCTCGCGCCTCGTTTCCCGCGCCTGGTCTACGCCCAGGTGACGGGCTACGGCGAGCGCGGACCCGACCGCGACCGGCCCGCTTACGACATCGGGGCCTTCTGGTCGCGGGCGGGCGTCGTGGCAGCGCTGACTCCGGAAGGGTCGGAACCTCCTTACCAGAGGGGCGGATTCGGCGACCATATCACGGCCATCTCGGCCGCTGCGGGCGTCGTGACGGCTCTGTTCGCCCGCGAGCGGACCGGAAGGGGACAGAAGGTGTCGACGTCCCTCCTGCGGGCCGGGATCTACGTCATGGGTTTCGACACGAACACGGCTTTGCGTCTCGGAACCGTGCCCGGACCCATGCGGCGCACCGATTTGCCCAATCCTCTGGTGACAGCATACAGGGCCGGAGACGGCCGCTGGTTCTGGCTTCTGGGGCTCGAAGGGGACCGGCACTGGCCGGACCTCGTGCGTGCGGTCGAGCGGCCGGAATGGCTCGAGGACCCGCGGTTTTCGACGATGACGGCCAGGCGGGAGCACGCCCGCGAACTCATCGCACTCCTCGACGATGTCTTCGCGAAGAAAACGCTCGCGGAGTGGGGAGAAGCGTTCGACCGCGCGGGGATGTGGTGGGCGCCGGTGCGGTCGACCGCCGAAGTCGTTCGAGACCCCCAGGCCTGGGCTTCCGGAGCTTTCGTCGAGGTGCCCCTCGGAGACGGAAGTCGAGCCCCCATGGTGTCGGGTCCGGTCGATTTTTCGGAAACGCCCTGGCAACCCCGAGGCCCCGTGCCCGAACTCGGCCAGCACACGGAAGAAGTTCTTCTCGAGCTCGGCTTCGACTGGGAGAAAATCGCCGAGCTCAAGGACCGAGGCGTGATTCCCTGA